The following coding sequences lie in one Arthrobacter sp. PGP41 genomic window:
- a CDS encoding DUF1684 domain-containing protein, whose protein sequence is MEAHHGTAEEDLADISAVDIADWRLRTFALYANVRKVSAESPAEAHLYWRHQRDLMFATHPASPLTAEDKASFAGLKTADYDPIFRFHVPLTKEGAGREMRVQTGTDGVVNFVRLGTFDLPEMGQLAVWKLRGYGGGIFVPFRDATAGQPGGSYGAGRYLLDTIKGAFHGVHGTGPDAPFVLDFNFAYNPSCAYNEAWACPLAGPSNRLAVDIPVGELY, encoded by the coding sequence ATGGAAGCCCACCACGGCACGGCCGAAGAAGATTTGGCGGACATTTCCGCCGTCGACATCGCCGACTGGCGGCTCCGGACCTTTGCCCTGTATGCCAATGTCCGCAAAGTCTCGGCCGAGAGTCCGGCGGAAGCGCACCTGTATTGGCGCCACCAGCGGGACCTCATGTTCGCCACCCACCCTGCCTCCCCCCTGACTGCGGAGGACAAGGCAAGCTTCGCGGGCCTGAAGACGGCCGACTATGATCCGATCTTCCGTTTCCACGTCCCGCTGACCAAGGAAGGTGCCGGGCGGGAAATGCGCGTGCAAACCGGGACCGACGGCGTGGTGAACTTCGTCAGGCTGGGCACGTTCGACCTTCCCGAGATGGGGCAGCTCGCTGTGTGGAAGCTGCGCGGCTATGGCGGCGGCATCTTCGTGCCCTTCCGCGACGCGACCGCAGGCCAGCCCGGCGGAAGCTACGGGGCAGGCCGCTACCTGCTGGACACCATCAAGGGAGCCTTCCACGGCGTCCATGGGACAGGGCCGGATGCCCCCTTTGTCCTGGACTTCAACTTTGCCTACAACCCGTCCTGCGCCTATAACGAGGCCTGGGCGTGCCCGCTGGCGGGCCCCTCAAACCGGCTGGCCGTGGATATCCCCGTCGGAGAGCTCTACTAG
- the nadC gene encoding carboxylating nicotinate-nucleotide diphosphorylase, translating into MTETTLLDLALPSAPVREILERAFAEDAPAGDITSQLLIPAEARATAVLNARVAGVFSGATVFRDAMLLVDPDTDVELLLGDGDRFDAGTHLARVSGRARSVLLAERVALNLVQRMSAIATRTAEFVERTEGTPARITDTRKTTPGLRILERFAVRCGGGANHRYSLSDAVLAKDNHLAVMTGGDPARLTGLLLAAKAQLGHTTHFEVEVDRMDQIEPVLAAGVDTIMLDNFTVEELRAGVALVAGRARVEASGNVNLTTVAGIAATGVDVISVGALTHTVAALDLGLDVELTAG; encoded by the coding sequence ATGACTGAAACAACCCTTCTTGACCTGGCGCTGCCGTCGGCGCCGGTGCGGGAGATCCTGGAGCGCGCCTTCGCCGAAGACGCTCCGGCGGGGGACATCACCTCCCAGCTGCTCATCCCCGCCGAAGCCCGCGCCACCGCCGTGCTGAACGCCCGCGTGGCCGGCGTCTTCAGCGGCGCCACCGTGTTCCGCGACGCCATGCTGCTGGTGGACCCGGACACGGACGTGGAACTGCTGCTGGGGGACGGAGACAGGTTCGACGCCGGCACGCACCTTGCACGGGTCAGCGGACGGGCCCGCTCGGTACTGCTCGCCGAACGCGTGGCCCTCAACCTGGTCCAGCGGATGTCCGCGATCGCCACCCGGACCGCGGAATTCGTTGAGCGCACCGAAGGGACGCCGGCCCGCATTACCGACACCCGCAAGACCACCCCCGGACTGCGGATCCTGGAGCGCTTCGCCGTACGGTGCGGGGGAGGCGCTAACCACCGGTACAGCCTGTCGGACGCGGTTCTCGCCAAGGACAACCACCTGGCCGTCATGACCGGAGGGGACCCCGCCAGGCTTACCGGACTGCTCCTGGCCGCCAAGGCGCAGCTGGGGCACACCACGCACTTCGAGGTCGAGGTGGACCGGATGGACCAGATCGAACCTGTCCTGGCTGCGGGCGTGGACACCATCATGCTGGACAACTTCACCGTGGAGGAGCTGCGCGCCGGCGTTGCCCTGGTTGCAGGGCGGGCACGGGTGGAGGCCAGCGGCAACGTCAACCTCACTACCGTCGCGGGAATCGCCGCCACGGGGGTGGACGTCATCTCCGTGGGCGCGCTCACCCACACGGTGGCCGCACTGGACCTCGGCCTGGACGTGGAACTGACAGCCGGGTGA
- a CDS encoding cysteine desulfurase family protein, with product MIFLDAAATTPVRREVLDAMWPYLTGDFGNPSSHHTLGESAARALADARASVASVLGCRPGEVTFTSGGTEADNLAVKGIALARQAADPTLNRVVISSVEHPAVEESARYLERFHAFEVDVVPVDRTGRVTPEALLAVLRPETALVSIMYANNEVGTVQPVAELAAAARSHGVPFHTDAVQAAGWLPLDIRALGVDAMSLSGHKLGAPKGCGVLFVRGRTRIEPLIHGGGQERGRRSGTENVAGAVGLAAALALAQAGQEEERRRVEALRDSFIDAVLTGVPGAVLTGHPAERLPSVASFCFPGTSGESVLLELERQGIVCSSGSACAAGSDAPSPVLAAMGFDAEVAQTAVRFSFGAAVAGEDLAVAAKAVRQAVASVRALGS from the coding sequence ATGATTTTCCTCGATGCTGCCGCCACCACCCCGGTCCGCCGCGAGGTGCTGGACGCCATGTGGCCCTACCTGACCGGCGACTTCGGAAACCCCTCCAGCCACCACACCCTGGGAGAGTCCGCTGCCAGGGCGCTCGCGGATGCGAGGGCCTCAGTGGCATCGGTCCTGGGCTGCCGGCCCGGTGAAGTCACCTTCACCTCCGGCGGCACCGAAGCCGACAACCTGGCTGTCAAAGGCATTGCCCTCGCGCGGCAGGCAGCCGACCCCACGCTGAACCGGGTGGTGATCAGCAGCGTCGAACATCCGGCCGTGGAGGAGTCCGCACGGTACCTGGAACGTTTCCACGCCTTCGAGGTTGACGTGGTGCCGGTGGACAGGACCGGGCGGGTCACTCCGGAGGCGCTCCTCGCAGTGCTGCGACCGGAAACGGCGCTGGTCAGCATCATGTACGCCAACAATGAAGTGGGGACGGTCCAGCCGGTCGCCGAACTGGCCGCCGCAGCACGCAGCCACGGGGTTCCCTTCCATACGGATGCGGTCCAGGCGGCGGGGTGGCTGCCCCTGGACATCCGGGCGCTGGGCGTTGACGCGATGAGCCTTTCGGGCCACAAGCTGGGGGCACCCAAGGGCTGCGGGGTGCTCTTCGTCCGCGGCCGCACCAGGATCGAGCCGCTGATCCACGGCGGCGGGCAGGAACGCGGCCGCCGCTCGGGGACGGAGAACGTGGCAGGGGCCGTGGGGCTGGCCGCCGCACTGGCACTTGCCCAGGCAGGCCAGGAGGAAGAACGACGGCGGGTGGAGGCCCTGCGGGACAGCTTTATTGACGCGGTGCTCACGGGGGTCCCGGGGGCGGTGCTGACCGGACACCCCGCAGAGCGGCTGCCTTCGGTGGCATCGTTCTGCTTCCCCGGAACCAGCGGCGAATCCGTGCTCCTGGAACTGGAGCGCCAAGGGATCGTGTGCTCGAGCGGATCCGCCTGCGCGGCCGGATCCGATGCGCCGTCGCCGGTCCTGGCGGCCATGGGATTCGACGCCGAGGTGGCCCAGACGGCGGTCCGGTTCAGCTTCGGCGCAGCGGTGGCGGGGGAAGACCTGGCGGTTGCTGCCAAAGCTGTCCGGCAGGCAGTGGCAAGCGTTAGGGCCCTCGGCTCCTAG